The DNA window AAGAAATCCAcatagataaagaaaaaaaatatatcaagtgTTAGATTCGAGGATAGTGATGTTAAAAAGGTGAAAAATTCCAAACAGATAAAGGAAAATCTTAAAGATCGAGTTTTTGATTCGAGGATAAAGCACATTCATTTAATGAGGATTGTAGCTATATGCATGAACTCGTTAAGGTAGCTAATGTTGTTTTATTGATCGTAGGTTGGAGTAAGGATTAAGGTGGTATCAAGTACACCCGGCAGTGTCGTGGCAGCTGAAGCAAGGCGCAATGGAGCCAACTGGGTTGTACTGGACAAGTAATTACACatcaaaaaagtattttcttatATCTGAGCTACTACTATAGTAATTGGTTGGTCAGTGATCAATGGTCATGCTGATAACAAGTTACTTGTTTTCTAATTTGGCATGTGGTAACAGTGGAGAGCTTTAAATACCAAGGACTTTTATAAGTTCTAAGTTACAGTAATCTTCCTCCTTTAGTTGACTTGGGATACATGCTTGATGAGTTTCTGTAGCGTTGTTGACATGTTGCTGGTGTCGCATATTGACATCCATGTGAACTTCCACTCTGTTAAATTTTTGCGGTTCAACTTCTAGTTTAATTTACTGGTGTTTTCCACCATAAtggtaacaacaacaacaatagcgATAAATATTTATGTGTTGATAGTGTTTTGTTATTCACCTCTGAGCATAatgagaaatttaaaattaaaggttGATTGATATCGTGTCTTATTCTGCTAAAACAGAAAACTCAGGCAAGAGCTGAAGCACTGCATAGAGGAACTTCACTGCAACATTGTTGTAATGAAAGGTTCTAAAGCAAAAGTCCTTAGGCTTAACTTGGGAAGCTCGAATGAAATCCAAACCCCATACTATTCTGCTGCTTCTTCACCAGGAATGGACGTCGGAAAGCTGCTGGGACACAGTAAGAAGCATTCTACTCCAGTGAGCAGCCCTGAAGACCAAAGTACTTCATACTCAAGAACCAGAGAAGATTCATCGTCATTAAGCAATGATACAGAAATGCCGCCTTTTcttgtttatgaaaaaaatcctCTTTTTGTAGGActgaatgaagaaaaatacacatcaaaaaataatcaaagcaacTACGATGACCAGCTTAGATCTATGTACTCTGATGGGGAAAGAATCATTTCTTTATCAACGGATCCAATATCAGCTGTAACCAGTGATCAGAAGAGTGTATTTTGGATTCCCCAAAACCACATTGTTGATGAGAAGGCCCCCATAACCCGGAATTGCAAAAATACTTGCGAAATTAAATCCCCAACTTCAAGAACTCTTCTTGATAAGTTTGTGCaatatgatcaagatgctcGGGCTGGGAGGCTCGACCATAGCCATCAAAAAGAGAATGTAAGCTCAGGTATCAAACATGCAGTTTCTTTAGGTAGAAGTTCTTCAGCGCCCCCTCCTTTATGTTCTTTGTGCCAACACAAGGCACCCACTTTTGGAAAACCTCCAAGACAGTTCTCTTATGAGGAGCTGGAGGAAGCTACAGAAGGATTCTCGGATATGAATTTCTTGGCGGAAGGTGGTTTTAGCAATGTTTACAGAGGGGTGTTAAGGGATGGGCAGGTAGTTGCAGTGAAGCTCTTAAAGTATGGTGGCTCTCAAGCAGATGCTGATTTCTGCAGGGAAGTGAGGGTATTGAGCTGTGCACAACACAGGAACGTTGTGTTGTTAATTGGGTTTTGCATTGATGGCAAGAAGAGAGTATTGGTTTACGAGTACATATGCAATAGGTCACTGGACTTCCATTTACACGGTAGTcacctttttttgtctttgtttgcATCAAGAATAGTGCGCTTCTTTTGatggttttcttgattttgtgcTCTCAATATCTTCTGGCTTCTGAATTTGGCTCAGTAAAAGGATTAACACTTTGACTGAACTTCTTTGATTGCAGGAAACAAAAGACCACCTCTAGATTGGAACCTAAGGATGAAAATAGCAATCGGGACAGCAAGAGGTTTACGGTATCTTCATGAAGATTGCAGAGTGGGTTGTGTGGTGCACAGAGACATGAGGCCTAATAATATCCTCGTAACCCATGATTTTGAACCTATGgtactaaatttaatttttatttcttagaagCATGAGCTTTCATTCTTTAAGTTACAAGGATCATGATCACATCTTCAATTGTCCCTGATTATAATTTGTAAGATCCATGCCCTGCTTGTgtgaaaacaaaaatccatgCTTGCATTAATAGAATGCCCAAAACCTTggcttttaaaatacaatcccGAAAAAGAAAATGcccaaaaaaactatttcttaATTTCAATGGAGATTCTTTCTtgttgaaaatctttttttttttttgaagcaaAATTAGATCTCATTTATGTTCAGTGCTTTATCACATGATCAGCTGATTGATTATCATGAGCATGCCAACACTGATGGAATATGCATGGTGCTGTTTCGTTTCAGGTTGCTGATTTTGGGCTAGCTAGGTGGCACGCTGAATGTAATATCAGTAGCGAAGGGCGAGTGAATAGAACTTCAGGGTACTTATCTAACCTGCTTTCTTCTCATGTTCATTGctgttgaattttgaatttatgctTAAACAGGAAAGATTACATCATGACTTGCCAAAATCCAGGTATCTTGCACCAGAGTATATCAATAGTGGAAAGACTACGCCGACAGTTGATGTATTTGCATTTGGAGTGGTTTTATTAGAGCTAATGACAGGTCAAAGAATCAGCAAGTTGCAATTTTACAAGGGACAGGATTTTTTATCTGACTTGATCCACCCTGTCTCTGCATTAGAACCATGTCATGCCTTggaaaatatttatcaattacTGGATCCATGTTTGGCCTCAGAGCAACTCCCTGTCTTTGCCTATCAACTACAAGCTGTGGGCCTAGCCACTTCCTTGTGCCTCCGTCAAGATCCAGAGACCAGACCTCCAATGTCAAAGGTACGATTTCCTTACCGGTATTTCTAATCTATTTATGACATATTTGGTGCCTTGTGCTCTTAACGGCACCTAGAGCATTCTCTGAAGTGAAGGATAACTACATATTTTTCATACTTGGGAATTACCAGGTCCTTAGAATACTTGAGGGAGGAGATTTAGCAGTTCCTCTGAGCTTAGACTTGAATTCAGTTGGCAATAGAAGTGGCCGTCTGCATGGTgtgagcttgaacacaaagcctGACGGAAGGAGGGGTCATTCTCGTAAGCTTTCTCActgaaaattgattttgcaGTAGTTAGCACCACTTATATGTATAATAATGATATGGGCTTCGGGGTTAGGTGATCTTCTGTTAAATGTATAGCCGAGCACAGTTCGGATCTTCCATAGGTGAGCTGTTTTCCTATTTTCTAACGTAAATGGTGACATGATTCTTCTTTTACTTCCCGGTGATCCAATTATCTTAACGTCATCATTCTCCAGAAATCTGTCATGGAGTGTCTCTCGTACGTTTATTACTGATTTAACTAGTATCTggacaataaattttaaattgatgaaaatagAAGAGATGATAGCACTAGGCCTGATcatggttcggttcggtttgaaccacaaaaaccaaccgaaccaagtgacttaaattttttaaaattcaaactgaaccgaaccgaattccGGTTCAAATCGaaccggttcagttcggttaaatttgattttttggctTTAAAACCGGGAAACCTAATCACCTGAATTCCTAAAATCCATAATGCCAAACATGAAAACTATACAATAGATTTTCTTCACGAAAGGATATTTTGCATCAGATGATCTCTAATAGCTCCATTTCAATtctcaatatataataataaacaaaaaccaaacctAAGGAAATCCCAGCATAATTTTATACGATTTCTCAGCAACATgaacataattaatataaaagtcAATCCTCTAATGAAATTCTAGTTGCAGAAGAAAGttcaacaaaatcaataagTCAAAATCAGACAGATCTAACAACTcgatcaaaatgaaaaggagaaagaCGACGAATGAACTTTGTACTGAGAATTGAGCTCTTCTTTGAGCTCAAGGATTTCACCCTTCCTGGTTGTCGAGATATACTTTGCATCATGACCGCTCATGCTTGCTTACTTGTTTGGCTTTGCAAATTTGCAAATGGTGAAAGACAGACGTGCGAGCGAGAGATAGAACAGAGACCGAAACGTGAAGTGAAGAGAGAAGCCAAGGAGATGGAGATGTGGGTTTTTGTTCGGCTAGAAAAGAAACAGATGCAGGGGGTAGAGACGCAGAgtggatgaaaattaaaagggaaatgAAGAAGGGACAACCAGTCTCTGGTCTGGGCAGCGGCGAATGTAATGTTATTAGGGTTAGGTTAACTGTAGACTAGTATTTATAggtcttttattttatggttggtgacttggttcggttcggttctccggtttttgttgtaaaaacggaactgaaccgaaccgaaccggcaagattttatggttttaaaaatcgatttaatcggttttccatctcggttcggttttcttggttaatttttcatcggtttttttcagttttctcggttaatcggtttttttgaatACCCCTAGATAGCACTAGTGCATTCTCGTTCACATGCATGTGTTTCAAGAGATGGCATATATGAACTTAATCTGTGAACCCGACCCAAACCTGTCCAAAAAATTAGAGTTATGGATCTAGCGTTTTCAATCCAAAACCTGacattaaattttcattaagACAAATTTACTTTTCTTCATGCAATGAActagtttataattattttatggtGTTAAGATTtagatgttttcttttattattttaacattttgtaattaatgtctttttattttattaaatttagttatttGTCATATATAAATCTGTAGGTGTTCACAATATAAACGTATAAATGttatcttataaaaatacttgatttttttttttttttaaaaaaaatcatatccacGGGTTGATCCACACTCATATGAACCAGATGGATTTAGGGTAAAGGTTAGATGCAAATTGATTTCTTGTATTGTGCAGCCAAAAACTCCAACGTGACGCcttttgaacaagaagaaaaattttcttattttctttgggGATGCATTTTGAGCAGAAGCATCAtgtctcattaaaaaaaaaaaaaaaaccatgcccACTCCCTTCAACCTGCTGAAGCAGGTAATTCCACACTGTCTAGTCTGCCTTGCCAACTCTTTTCAAGTTGTCTTTTATCTTTGGTGTTACCTGAGGCAGAGTAACCAGAGGAGATTGTCATCGATGATTCCATCAGTTCTTTCCTTCAAATAGACTCCAAAAAGCAACTTTCAGCCTGTGGcataaaaaggaaggaagaaagtCTGTGGTGTGGATAATTCATGCAGcagagaattaaaaaacaaaaaaaaaaaccttgattaTTCATTTGAAATCAGGTAGCAGACCTATGATAAAAACCCttgattattcataaaaaacaattatctatCAGTAAGATAATTACTGATTAAGTGGCTTGTTTACATTGAGATTGtataaatagttgtttttttaaaaaaaaatatattagaataatatatttttttatttttaaaaaatttatttttaatatcagcatattaaaacaattttaaaatattaaaaaaataattcaaaacaattttttaaaaaacattttttaacagcaaaaaaacaatgtacTCGTAGTAGCATCTTGTTATTAACCTGTTTTATATTACAGAATATCTGGTAGGGATTGAAGTTCGATTTGCGAGGTtactaaattataaaacactTGAGCTTCGAACCTTATTTGATCGAACAGCCTGACAAATTATGATCACCGTGCAAGCATCCCcgcttgttttttcaatttgagaaTGCAAATCAGAcgaacaaatttattttataaaatgtgaTTGTCACAAGTCAGACAGTCATTCATTTAATCCACAATAGTCTTACAACGTTCGATACAATACTACTGGAAAAATACAGCCAAACTCCTCTTCCCTCACAGATGACCAGCCGCAAACCCCAGCATGGCTATCCCCAACCCCAGACCTCCATTGtcaatcaaacccaacaagGAAAGAATGGAATCGATTCTTTGTTTCACACTTTCACTAACTCACAATGTTTAATAATTAGATTAATCTTGATTACATCTTGCCATTAAAGTTTAAGGATCTGGAGATTACTTCCCCCTGTTCTTACCAGCTCTGCTGCTTTCATCAGATTGCAATGAATCTGCATCAGAACCAATATGTTGCTGatattgctgctgctgttgcatcATGGCCATTTGATACAAATCAGGTGCCATCTCAGCCACACTCCAAACCTTCACAGACTTGTCCA is part of the Populus trichocarpa isolate Nisqually-1 chromosome 2, P.trichocarpa_v4.1, whole genome shotgun sequence genome and encodes:
- the LOC7462909 gene encoding inactive protein kinase SELMODRAFT_444075 isoform X3, with translation MCYIWTWVGVRIKVVSSTPGSVVAAEARRNGANWVVLDKKLRQELKHCIEELHCNIVVMKGSKAKVLRLNLGSSNEIQTPYYSAASSPGMDVGKLLGHSKKHSTPVSSPEDQSTSYSRTREDSSSLSNDTEMPPFLVYEKNPLFVGLNEEKYTSKNNQSNYDDQLRSMYSDGERIISLSTDPISAVTSDQKSVFWIPQNHIVDEKAPITRNCKNTCEIKSPTSRTLLDKFVQYDQDARAGRLDHSHQKENVSSGIKHAVSLGRSSSAPPPLCSLCQHKAPTFGKPPRQFSYEELEEATEGFSDMNFLAEGGFSNVYRGVLRDGQVVAVKLLKYGGSQADADFCREVRVLSCAQHRNVVLLIGFCIDGKKRVLVYEYICNRSLDFHLHGNKRPPLDWNLRMKIAIGTARGLRYLHEDCRVGCVVHRDMRPNNILVTHDFEPMVADFGLARWHAECNISSEGRVNRTSGYLAPEYINSGKTTPTVDVFAFGVVLLELMTGQRISKLQFYKGQDFLSDLIHPVSALEPCHALENIYQLLDPCLASEQLPVFAYQLQAVGLATSLCLRQDPETRPPMSKVLRILEGGDLAVPLSLDLNSVGNRSGRLHGVSLNTKPDGRRGHSRKLSH
- the LOC7462909 gene encoding inactive protein kinase SELMODRAFT_444075 isoform X2, giving the protein MFQEKTEQQQSQQRATNTVADQVVIAVKAEKVMSKAALAWALTHVVHPGDCITLLAVFTNEKSGKKFWNFPRLAGDCGSNQLERLPDRVCEISENCSQMVLQFHNQIEVGVRIKVVSSTPGSVVAAEARRNGANWVVLDKKLRQELKHCIEELHCNIVVMKGSKAKVLRLNLGSSNEIQTPYYSAASSPGMDVGKLLGHSKKHSTPVSSPEDQSTSYSRTREDSSSLSNDTEMPPFLVYEKNPLFVGLNEEKYTSKNNQSNYDDQLRSMYSDGERIISLSTDPISAVTSDQKSVFWIPQNHIVDEKAPITRNCKNTCEIKSPTSRTLLDKFVQYDQDARAGRLDHSHQKENVSSGIKHAVSLGRSSSAPPPLCSLCQHKAPTFGKPPRQFSYEELEEATEGFSDMNFLAEGGFSNVYRGVLRDGQVVAVKLLKYGGSQADADFCREVRVLSCAQHRNVVLLIGFCIDGKKRVLVYEYICNRSLDFHLHGNKRPPLDWNLRMKIAIGTARGLRYLHEDCRVGCVVHRDMRPNNILVTHDFEPMERLHHDLPKSRYLAPEYINSGKTTPTVDVFAFGVVLLELMTGQRISKLQFYKGQDFLSDLIHPVSALEPCHALENIYQLLDPCLASEQLPVFAYQLQAVGLATSLCLRQDPETRPPMSKVLRILEGGDLAVPLSLDLNSVGNRSGRLHGVSLNTKPDGRRGHSRKLSH
- the LOC7462909 gene encoding proline-rich receptor-like protein kinase PERK3 isoform X4; translated protein: MEPTGLYWTSNYTSKKKLRQELKHCIEELHCNIVVMKGSKAKVLRLNLGSSNEIQTPYYSAASSPGMDVGKLLGHSKKHSTPVSSPEDQSTSYSRTREDSSSLSNDTEMPPFLVYEKNPLFVGLNEEKYTSKNNQSNYDDQLRSMYSDGERIISLSTDPISAVTSDQKSVFWIPQNHIVDEKAPITRNCKNTCEIKSPTSRTLLDKFVQYDQDARAGRLDHSHQKENVSSGIKHAVSLGRSSSAPPPLCSLCQHKAPTFGKPPRQFSYEELEEATEGFSDMNFLAEGGFSNVYRGVLRDGQVVAVKLLKYGGSQADADFCREVRVLSCAQHRNVVLLIGFCIDGKKRVLVYEYICNRSLDFHLHGNKRPPLDWNLRMKIAIGTARGLRYLHEDCRVGCVVHRDMRPNNILVTHDFEPMVADFGLARWHAECNISSEGRVNRTSGYLAPEYINSGKTTPTVDVFAFGVVLLELMTGQRISKLQFYKGQDFLSDLIHPVSALEPCHALENIYQLLDPCLASEQLPVFAYQLQAVGLATSLCLRQDPETRPPMSKVLRILEGGDLAVPLSLDLNSVGNRSGRLHGVSLNTKPDGRRGHSRKLSH
- the LOC7462909 gene encoding inactive protein kinase SELMODRAFT_444075 isoform X1, producing MFQEKTEQQQSQQRATNTVADQVVIAVKAEKVMSKAALAWALTHVVHPGDCITLLAVFTNEKSGKKFWNFPRLAGDCGSNQLERLPDRVCEISENCSQMVLQFHNQIEVGVRIKVVSSTPGSVVAAEARRNGANWVVLDKKLRQELKHCIEELHCNIVVMKGSKAKVLRLNLGSSNEIQTPYYSAASSPGMDVGKLLGHSKKHSTPVSSPEDQSTSYSRTREDSSSLSNDTEMPPFLVYEKNPLFVGLNEEKYTSKNNQSNYDDQLRSMYSDGERIISLSTDPISAVTSDQKSVFWIPQNHIVDEKAPITRNCKNTCEIKSPTSRTLLDKFVQYDQDARAGRLDHSHQKENVSSGIKHAVSLGRSSSAPPPLCSLCQHKAPTFGKPPRQFSYEELEEATEGFSDMNFLAEGGFSNVYRGVLRDGQVVAVKLLKYGGSQADADFCREVRVLSCAQHRNVVLLIGFCIDGKKRVLVYEYICNRSLDFHLHGNKRPPLDWNLRMKIAIGTARGLRYLHEDCRVGCVVHRDMRPNNILVTHDFEPMVADFGLARWHAECNISSEGRVNRTSGYLAPEYINSGKTTPTVDVFAFGVVLLELMTGQRISKLQFYKGQDFLSDLIHPVSALEPCHALENIYQLLDPCLASEQLPVFAYQLQAVGLATSLCLRQDPETRPPMSKVLRILEGGDLAVPLSLDLNSVGNRSGRLHGVSLNTKPDGRRGHSRKLSH